The following coding sequences lie in one Lolium perenne isolate Kyuss_39 chromosome 2, Kyuss_2.0, whole genome shotgun sequence genomic window:
- the LOC127335242 gene encoding uncharacterized protein, translated as MLDAPIPALGAAVARAPRSRAPPAEALRKSARAKGATEGPVLERAMRATAEKNSMAKVSIEPSASPADNEVAATPSSVTPAPAVEPKMQAKRKGGLKLDSTRAKGAVRGAQANAVVKE; from the exons ATGCTGGACGCACCCATCCCAGCTCTGGGGGCTGCGGTGGCCCGTGCACCACGCTCTAGAGCCCCGCCAGCGGAAGCCCTTCGCAAAAGCGCGAGAGCTAAAGGGGCCACTGAGGGCCCAGTGCTGGAGCGCGCCATGCGGGCCACTGCGGAGAAGAATTCCATGGCCAAGGTCTCCATCGAACCATCCGCCTCCCCGGCCGACAATGAAGTTGCTGCTACCCCGTCCTCCGTCACTCCTGCACCAG CTGTGGAGCCTAAAATGCAAGCCAAGAGAAAAGGAGGGCTTAAGCTGGATAGCACGCGAGCTAAGGGAGCTGTACGCGGCGCTCAAGCCAACGCCGTCGTGAAGGAGTAG